The genomic stretch ACAAAATTAACTCATCCTGCATAGGCCACCTTTCCTTATTGCAAGCAAAAATAATGATTCTCTTTATATTATTATACTCCCGTGTCGGGAAAATACAAGATTCCGATCGCATTTGCTTTAATCTCCGCCAGTTTTCAACTATGCCTTCTCCCTCCTCTCGGGACATCCGAACCTATTTCTCCATATAACAAATATACTACACGACACACCCATATTTCAAACATAACCGTATTAAAAATCAATTTAATCGAAGGTGAATGCTGGATGAATACAGGATGAATGCTCCGTGGTCTAAATGAACTTATAATCGAATCTCTATGAAATCACGAGCAAAGATAGCTTAATGCCATAGCAGTACCCGTCATTTCACAAGGTAATAATCTCCCATGTCCCATTCCACACCCTTTCATCCCCCTTTCATAGCCCTTCCACCATACCCGAGAAAGGAGGAGAAAAGCCTGAGATAAGTATTACGGAAGATTATTACCTATATATATACCAAGTATTTCAATGAGTTTACCTTAAAAATACATAGACTCGCCATCAGTACCCAATATTTATTCCACCGAAGAGTTTCAAAAGAAATCAGAATCGTTTATATTTGCATCACTATTAAGATAAAAGCTAAAAAAGAAGACATGGCACAGACACCATCTATTCCGAAAGGAACAAGAGACTATTCACCGGAAGTTATGGTGAAAAGAAATTATATATTCGATACGATCAAGTCCGTATTCAAACTCTATGGTTACTTGCCGCTGGAAACTCCGGCAATGGAAAATCTTTCCACCCTCATGGGAAAATACGGCGAGGAAGGGGATAAATTACTTTTCAAGATTCTGAACTCCGGAGATTTCCTGGCGTCTGTTACCAATAGCGAAGTAGAGGAACGCAATATTCCCCGGCTGACCAACAAAATTTGCGAGAAGGGACTACGTTATGACTTAACCGTGCCTTTCGCCCGATTCGTGGTACAACACCAAAATGAAATATCATTCCCGTTCAAACGCTACCAGATTCAACCCGTGTGGCGAGCCGACCGTCCGCAGAAGGGACGCTATCGCGAGTTCTACCAGTGTGACGTGGATGTCGTGGGAAGTGATTCTTTACTGAACGAGGTGGAATTGGTACAAATCGTGGACGAGGTGTACAAACGACTGAAAATAAATGTACGCCTGTTGATCAACAACCGAAAAGTGCTGGCCGGAATTGCCGAAACGATCGGCCACCCCGACAAGCTGGTTGACATCACCGTTGCCATTGACAAAATGGACAAGATCGGTGCCGAAAACGTGAATGCCGAACTCCGGGAAAAAGGAGTGTCAGAAGAGGCTATTGAAAAATTGCAACCCATATTACGCTTAGAAGGCTCCAACGAAGAGAAGTTGACCCGCTTGCAAGAAATTTTAAAAGACAGCGAAACCGGATTAAAAGGAGTTGCAGAACTTTCTACCGTATTTCGTTATTTGAATCAACTGGATATCCAAACAGAAATAAAACTCGACTTGACACTTGCCCGCGGTTTGAGTTACTACACCGGAGCCATCTTCGAGGTAAAAGCCAAGGACGTGGAGATCGGGAGTATTACCGGAGGAGGACGTTATGATGATTTGACGGGAATTTTCGGGATGAAAAATATGTCGGGTGTCGGTATATCCTTCGGGGCCGACCGCATCTTCGACGTGATGAACCAACTGGACATCTTCCCCAAAGATTCCACGGCAACCACCCGTGTACTTTTCGTGAATTTCGGGGAAAAAGAAGAGGCTTTCTGTCTTCCCGTACTGAAAACCTTACGGAACGCAAGAATCAATTCCGAGATATACCCGGAAGCCGCCAAGATGAAGAAACAAATGACTTACGCCGATAAAAAGAGTATCCCCTATGTGGCCTTAGTCGGTGAAAACGAGATAAACAATAACGTGGTCACGCTGAAAAATATGCTCACCGGAGAACAAGAAAGTGTAGCTATTTCCAGCCTAGTAGACAAACTTAAAAGCGAGAATTAAAGTATGCAACTATACCGCAAAGAACAACGCCCGCTGAAAAGCCACGGATTTGATGTTAGATTCCCGTGACCGGGAAGTGGTTTATAAAATTTGTAAGATTCATAAAGTTGAACCTTACAAACTCGCGAGGCAAAAGCCTCACTCGTGTGTGTGCAATTTAAAATCTAAAATTTAAAATCTAAAATCCAATGACTCATTATATAACCCCAGAGAAATTAACTTTCGAGCAGATCGAAAAAATTTTAACTAAGAAGTATAAATTAGCTTTATCAGACGAGAGCAAGAAACTGATCAATGATTGCAAGGCTTACTTGGATCATAAAATCGCAACTTCTGACAAGCCTTTGTATGGAATCACAACCGGGTTCGGTTCTTTGTGTAAGATTTCCATCTCACAAGAAGATTTAAGCCAGTTACAAGCTAATCTGGTCATGTCTCACGCTTGTAGCTTGGGAGAACCCGTACACAAAGATATTATCCGTTTGATGTTGTTGCTCAAAGCTCACGCTCTTTCTTTGGGAAAATCCGGGGTACAACAAGTGACCGTGGAACGTATTATCGATATGTTCAACCATGACGTTCTTCCCGTGGTAAAAGAATTAGGCTCTTTGGGTGCATCCGGGGACTTGGCCCCGTTGGCAAACTTGTTCTTGCCGTTGATCGGCGAGGGTGAGGTGTTCTACAAGAATAAAATCTATCCAGCAAAAGAAATTAATGCCAAATTCGGCTGGGAACCCATCCAACTGGGAGCTAAAGAAGGATTGGCTTTGTTGAACGGTACTCAATTCATGAGTTCTCACGCTGTTTACGCTTTATTGAATGCCTTCAAAGTGGTAAAATATGCTGATATTATCGGGGCTTTATCACTGGAAGCATACGACGGACGCATCGATCCGTTCTTACCGCAAATCCATGAGGCTCGTCCTCATCCGGGACAAATTGAAACGGCTCGTAATATCCGCACCTTACTGGAAGGTTCAGAATTCCAGAAAATGGAAAAGACTCACGTGCAAGACCCGTACTCTTTCCGTTGTATGCCTCAAGTACACGGGGCTGTGAAAGATACCGTGGCTTACGTGGCATCTGTCGTTGAACGGGAAATCAACTCGGTAACCGACAACCCGACTATTTTCATGGAAGATGATTTGATTATTTCCGGTGGTAACTTCCACGGCGAACCGCTAGCTCTGGTATTAGATTTCTTGAGCATCGCTATCGCCGAATTGGGTAGTATCTCTGAAAGACGGGTATACCGTTTGATTGCCGGAGATCGTAAAACTCCTGAATTCCTCGTTGCCAATTCCGGCTTGAATTCCGGTTTCATGATCCCGCAATACGCCGCTGCTGCTATCGTCAGCAAGAACAAGCAGTTGTGCTCTCCGTGTTCCGTGGACTCCATCCCGTCATCCAACGAGCAGGAGGATCATGTCAGCATGGGTGGTAACGCCGCAACCAAAACAGTGAAAGTGATCGAGAACGTGGAAAGAGTGCTGGCTATCGAATTAATGAATGCCGCGCAAGCCATTGATATGCAACGGCCGACGAAAACATCTGCATATTTGGAAAACTTCTTGGCCGAATTCCGCACGATCGTACCATTCAACAGCCAAGACCGGGTGATGTACCAGGACATCGAGGCTGCCGTTGAATTTTTGAAACAAGGGGAGTTCGCTAACTTCGAATAAATTCAATATAATAATATGAAAAAAGCCGGTTTTCACCGGCTTTTTTTACAAAATAAAGGGACATATCATTTCTTTTCTTGACTTTTCAATATACCAGGAATAACTAAAATTGATTTAGCAGATAATTCTCCTTCTACAGTTATAACAATTAACCCTTGATCCAGTACTACTGAATTTTCATCCTCTGTTACAATCTCAGTAACTATACCAGAGATTTCTTTTCCATCTTTATCTGGAACTTCTATCATGAAAATTCCTTTATCATTTTCAATTATTCCAATAGCATCTCCAGTTTTTACAGTGTATCCAATTTCCACCATTCTCTTCCATACACCAGGTATCGGAGCCGTAATCTCAACTTCAAAGTCTCTAACAATCTGCACATTTTCTATGTTTGACTGTTCAAGATTTTCTTCACTAAAAATATTTTCCGAAGCACAAGAAAATAACGAAATTGCAATACTTATCACACTAACAAAACGTAATAATTCTTTCATATCCTTTTATTTTGAGTTAATACTATTGTAAATATACAAAAAAATATATCACATTGTATAATTCAAATAAGTAAATAACAATAAAACACCAGATTTCATCCACTCTCCCAAAATCCACTTATATTATTCTAAAAAACTTCAATTATTTATCTTACATTTATGGAATTTCTGTTCTCCCCGCATCTATGTAATAACATTTCCCCCGGGAATTGCGAATAAACATAGAAAGGAAAAGTATAATTAAACAGATAACGATATGATGAAAAGATTACTTATTATCACGGTATTAGTATTCGGCGTACTTGTCGCTTTCGGACAAAAAAATGTTTCCGACAAAGAAAACGAGACAGCACCGAAAACAGCCTTAATCGAGGCGCAAAAGGATTATCAGAAAGCAGTAAAAGAAAAAAATTCTCCATTACTGATTCAATCATTAATCCGCCAGATCAAATATCAATCTTTAATTGACATAGACAGTATTCCTCCCATGTTACAAAACTTGGAAGAATACATAGAAACAGACCAGAATATTGTTGAAAAAAGTATTCTTCACTCATTATTGGCAGAACTCTACCAAATGTACTTCAATACCCAACAATATAAAATCAACCGGAGAACCCCAATCACGGGTTACGTACCTCGCAATATGGCAGAATGGACAGGTAATATATATAGAGAAAAAATATTCCAACACGCGCTGGATGCAGTAAAAGCCCGCCCCCAACTCTCCGAGGTTAATTGCCTCACGTACAAAGAAATTCTCGTACTCGGGAAAAACTCACCGGCACTTCGTCCGACGATGTACGATTTCCTTGTGTATCGCAGTATTGACATATTAAACACTATTTCTCGTTACAATAAACAAGAACCTATCACGAACAAGCAACTACTGTTCGCCCCAGTGAAAGAATTTGTACAAATGCCCATCGAAGTAAAAAAGATGGATGCTTATTCAAACACGCTCAAACTTTATCAATCGTTATTACAATCCGAGATCGCGGCTGAACGCACGGATGCAATTCTTATTTCCGACCTAGACCGTTTGGAGTATGCGAACAATGTCATCGGTTTAAGTCAGAACGATTCTTTATACATTCAGTCTTTAGAACAATTGTCACAACAATATAGCAAAAACCCTTACAAAGTTGAAATTCTCTACAAACTTGCCCAATATTATTACCAGGGAAATTATATTTCAAGCAATAGAGATCCTCAAAAAGCCTTGGATATATGTAATAACGGGATACGCCAGTTTCCCAAGTATTTCCGGATAGACGTTTTAAAACAATTAGCCAAGGAAATCACCCAAACTACCGTATCTTATTCTATAAATCCCAACGTGTACCCGGGACACAAACAAGAGGTGAACCTTTCCTTCAAGAACTTATCCGAGATTTCAATCTCGCTGTACAAAATCACGGAATCCACTCTGGAATACTTGAATTTGAACAAAAGAGTTCCAAAACTTGAAAAAATATCAACTCACACGTATCGTCTTCCCAAGCGATTGGATTCTCAGGACACGATTCTACGACTTCCCGTACCTAACACGGGACGCTATCAGTTAACAATGTCTTACGCGAATAATTCCAAAGCGGACTCATCCTATTTCAGTTCCAGCCGTCTATCTACCATCGCCCGTAAAACGGGAGAAACAAGTTATAATGTTCTTGTTTGTGATCTCATCAGCGGGAAACCCATCGAAGGAGCAAAAGTAAAAATCTACAAGAGAAACGGACAAAAGTACAGTCTTGCGGGAGAATTTTCTTCCGACAGAAACGGGATTGCAACGTTGAATGAATCCAATCCTGACAATTATTACCAAGTAACCCTAGGAGAAGATAATCATGGTACAATAAACCGCCTTCCCTACCAATACATTGGTCGTACCGATGCCCTATCATCCTCGGTAAACCTTTTCACTGACAGGGCAATATACCGTCCCGGACAGATCGTGTACTTCTGCGGCATCAGTTGGGAAGCCACCCAAAATGCGTCAAAAGCGCTTATCGGGAAAAATTACACGGTAACCTTACAAGACATGAATCAACAGGTTATCGCAAAACAAGAAGTACAGACAAACAAATTCGGCTCCTTTGCCGGAAAGTTCACCTTGCCCAAAGAAGTATTGAATGGTATGTTTATCATCTCTACTGATGGAGGTAGGCAAATGATCACCGTGGCAGAGTACAAACGTCCGAAATTCGAGATCACGTTTAACTCGCTAAAGGATGCCTATAAATTAGGGGACCAGCTTACCGTTTCCGGTATTGCCAAAACTTATTCCGGTGTCAACATCGAAAATAGCAAGGTTACCTATACCGTACAAGCCCGTACTTTTGATTGGGGCCTCCAAGAAAATATGATTGCAGCAGGAAAAACACAAACGAATGCAAAAGGAGAATTTGAAATTTCTTTCCAAACGAAAGAATCACCCAATACACCTGCAATATACAGAGGATTCGAAAATTACACAGTTTCCGTCACGGTTACAACGTCCAACGGGGAAACTCAGGAGGCACAATACCCGATTATTATCACAAATCAACGTTATCAATTAACCTCCCTCATAACCCCTGAAATCAATAAAGATCTTCCAAGTAAAATTCTGGTTACAACCCAAAACCAACTCGGTTACCCCCTGTCAGAAAATATCACATACGAACTACTCTCTCTTAAACCGTTACAGAAGTTAGGGGAGCAATATGACGAAGGGAATTTACCCATTGACAAAAAAGTTCGAGAAGGAACGTTCACTACCGGAGAAGACAAAAAACTGGAAATGAATTTATCATCCTTACCTTCCGGTGCATACTTATTGAAATTTGCGGGTACGGGGAACGATAAAGATATTACTTACCAAAAGGTCGTATATCTTTATTCCACTCAAGACGAACGACCTCCCTATCCTACTTACTATTGGTGCGTGCAGGAGAAAACGACATGCGCCCCTGGTGAAAATGCCCAAATTCTGGTAGGTTCGTCCGCTAAAAACGTATATGTGTTGTATGAAATTTATTCCAACCAGAAATTCATGGAACGCAAACGCTTCATACTAAATAATTCCAATACAACCCTGTCTATTCCTTACAAAGAAACTTATGGACCAACAGCTGATGTCTTTATCAGTTATATAAAAGATAACAAATTCTTCTTGGAAAACATTACTTTAACTCGTAAAGAAACAAGCAAACAACTGGATATTACCACGAAAACATTCCGGGATCACCTTACCCCCGGACAACAAGAAGAGTGGTCATTTGTTGTCAAAACGGAACAAGGAAAAGCTGTTATAGCTGAAATGATGGCAGGTATGTACGATGTCTCGCTGGATAAAATTCATTCACATCGTTGGAACTTCAATCCCGTCTACTCCACTTATAGCATGAGCCCAAGATGGAGATATACTACCTATCCGCTAAACGGTTATTTAAGCGAACGCATCAAATGGGCAAATGTCCCCAGATTTGAATATGATGTATTAAATCTATATGGCCTAAATCAGTTTGGATTCTCTAACGGGGCGCAGATCATGGTAAGAGGATACGATGGAGTACCGGGAGCCTTAACGGAAGAAACTACGACAGACGACGTAGCGGTTGTTGCTTTCGGAAAAGTAGCAGGAGTTTCCAGCTTAAGCAATTCGGATACGAAATTCTACATCAGAGGGCTATCTTCTTTTAAAGAATCCAGAGACGAGGCTCCGGCTGCCGATGAACTTGCCTCCCCGGAAATCAGACAAAATTTCCAAGAAACAGCTTTCTTCTTTCCCCAGCTTTTAACAGATTCAACCGGTAACGTGTTAATCAAATTTACAGTACCAGAATCAACCACCACATGGAAATTTATGGCTCTGGCACACACACCGACCATGCAATTCGGACAAATTGAAAAACTCGTCGTTACAAGTAAGAAATTCATGATTAATACGAACTTGCCACGATTTGTACGTACAGGGGATAAAGTCGTATTACAAGCCACAATTAATAATCTCACGTCGGAAATACAGCAAGGAGAAGCTTACCTTGAGTTATTCGTTCCCTCTACCAATGCAGTGATCAGCAAACAGCAGGTAACGTTTAACGTCAAGGCTCAGGAAAATCAAACCGTCAGCTTTGAATTTACCGCCCCGGAAAACATGGATTTACTCGGATGCCGCATTATTGCCTCTTCTTCAGAATTCAGTGATGGAGAACAGCACGTACTGCCCGTGGTTTCTAATGCAACTTTAGTCACCCAGACACTCCCCATATTCACGAGTCAACAAGGGCAACAAACATTCAAGCTGAATGCCCCGAAAGGCATCACCCCGTATCGCCTGACCCTAGAACTCACGGCAAACCCGATATGGTATGCAGTGTTAGCACTACCAACAATAAACACACCACAAACAGATAACGTGACCGAAATCACAGCATCCTATTATGTCAGCACACTTGCCACGGCCATTGCTAATGCAAACCCACAAATCACAAATACCATCCGGCAATGGATGCAGAAATCGGATGCAACCCTAACCTCTCCGTTAGAAAAGACCCCGGAATTGAAATCTATCCTGTTACAACTTTCTCCCTGGGTAACCGAGGCCCAGAATGAAACTCAACAGATGCATTCATTAGGAGAACTTCTGGATGTTAATCGCCAAAATTACATCTCGCAACAAGCGATCGACAAACTTGCCGAACTACAAAATGAAGATGGCGGATGGTCCTGGTTTAAAGGGTTTAATTCCAGTACCTTCATGACAGAAAACGTGCTGGAAGCTATGGCAAGACTTGTCTCTTTAAATGTTACAAGTCATCCTGAAAAAGTGAAAAAGATGCAAATCAAGGCATTACAATTCCTAGATAAACAAATACAGGAATCCTACAAACATGTGAAGACAGCCGGGTATTCTCAAATCTTGTACTTGTACACACGTAGTGCATACCGGGATATTCCATTAACAAATGCACTAGAAGCCCACAAGTATTATCTTGGTCAACTGGAGGCGTCGTGGACAAAACTTTCTCTTTATGAAAAAGCCTTGACCGCCATTGCCATGGAACGTTACGGGAAAACGGATATCGCAAAACAAATCATTCGCTCCCTGAAAGAATACTCCACGACAACCCCCGAAATGGGAATGTATTGGGCAAACAATCGTTCTACCCTGTTCACGAACTCCACGATTCAAACCCACGTGGCCATCATGAGTGCATTCCGGGAAATCGAAGGAAATTCCACGGACATGGAGTTGATGAAACAATGGTTATTGCGGCAGAAACAAACCCAGAGCTGGGGATCAACACCAAGCACGGTAGACGCCATTTATGCCTTGTTGCTCACGGGAAATAATCAACTGACATCATCGGAAGATCTGAGTGTCAAACTCGGAAACAAAAATTTAAATGTTTCCCCGGAAGAAAAAACGCTCGGTTACATCAAGCAAACTTTCATGGGTAAAGAAATTACTCCAAAAATGATGAACGTAACTCTTTCAAAGAAACAGCAACAATCAAGTTGGGGTGCTCTATATTTACAATACTTTGAAAAGCTAGATAAGATTACCAGTCATTCAGGCGGTATCTCTGTGAAGAAAAATCTCTTCATTCAAAAAGAAGGAGATAATGGAAATACTCTGACGCCACTAGCAGGACAGGATTTACAAGTCGGAGATCGAATTTGTATCCGAATCACGGTAACCAATGATCAGGATATGCAATTCGTACATCTGAAAGATCTGAGAGCCGGATGTTTCGAACCCACGGAACAGCTCTCTAGTAACCGTTGGCAAGACAATATTGGTTATTACCAAGAAACCACGGATGTCGCGACAAATTTTTTCTTTGACTTCCTTCCAAAAGGCACTCACGTGTTCGAATACACGGTATGGATTGCCCAAAGCGGGACTTATCAAGATGGCATTACCACATTACAATGTATTTATGCTCCACAATATTCAGCAAATAGTGATGCTGGAAGTCTTACCGTTCAGTAAACAAAAAGAAAAGTTGAGAATTAAATTCTCAACTTTTCTTTTTATAGTCTCACATTTATTTCTCTTCCAGAATTAAGCGGAAACCTGATCCGTGTACATTTTCTATTTTGATCGCTGGATCATCTTTAAAATATTTTCTCAACTTGGTCACATAAACATCCATACTACGAGCCGTGAAGTAATCGCTAGCTCCCCAAATCTCGTTCAACGCCTTATCACGTTGTAACAGGCCATCCCGATGATAATATAATAATTCCAATAAACGAGACTCTTTTGGGGTCAACTTGATAACGTCATCACCTTTTGTAATCGTACGCAACTCCGTGTTAAACAAGTAAGCTCCCAACTCTATCAACTTAGGTTTCACTTCCGTTTCCTCGTGTTCGCAACGACTGAGAATAGCTTTAATCTTAAAAATCAATAACTCGGAATCAAACGGCTTAACAATATAATCATCTGCCCCAATCTCGTAACCCAATTTCATGTCATCCTTCATACTTTTAGCGGTGATATACACGAAAGGTACTGTAACGTCCAGCTCCCGGATTTTCTTACCTAAAGTAAAACCATCCATCTCGGGCATCATCACATCCAATAGACACAAATCGAACTTTTCCTTACGAAATGCTTCAAAGCCATCGACTCCGTTCGTGCAGTGTATCACATCGTAATCGGATAACTCCAAATAAGATTTCAGAACCGACCCGAAACAAGGATCGTCTTCTACCAAGAGTATTTTATGTCCCATATCTATTTATTTATATATTTACTATTTCAACTCTCCATTTTAAAGATAATCTCTACCTGAGTTCCCTTGTTCTTCTTCGAGGTTAACTGGATCTCTCCGCCATGCAATTCCACGATCGATTTGGCATAGCTCAACCCCAATCCGAACCCTTTCACGTTATGCACGTTCCCGCTAGGCACTCGATAGAAACGTTTAAACACCTTGTCCTGCGCCTCCTTCGGAATCCCGATTCCCGTGTCCCGAACTCCAATAATAAAACGGTTCCCCTCCTGTTTCGTGTATATGTATATATTCAACGAATCATGGGAATATTTGATGGCATTATCAATCAAATTACAGACAACATTCAGCATATGTACCTCATCTGCAGATATTACATAACCTTCTGGGTCTAGTTCAGCTCGAATAACTCCTCCCTTCTCTTCAACTTGTAGTCTGAAATGCTCTACGGCCTCATCCACCAGCACGTTCAAATTTACAGGAACTTTTTTCAAATGTACTTCTCGCCGGTCCAATTTAGCTTGCAACAAGATCCTTTCCACGTATTTATTCATCCGCTCATTCTCGTTGCGAATCATCGAATTAAACTTCAATATCTGGGTTCGGTCGTTCAACACCTTCTCTTTCTCAATAGCAGACGTAGCCAGAGAAATCGTTGCCAACGGGGTCTTGAACTCGTGTGT from Butyricimonas virosa encodes the following:
- the hisS gene encoding histidine--tRNA ligase, which encodes MAQTPSIPKGTRDYSPEVMVKRNYIFDTIKSVFKLYGYLPLETPAMENLSTLMGKYGEEGDKLLFKILNSGDFLASVTNSEVEERNIPRLTNKICEKGLRYDLTVPFARFVVQHQNEISFPFKRYQIQPVWRADRPQKGRYREFYQCDVDVVGSDSLLNEVELVQIVDEVYKRLKINVRLLINNRKVLAGIAETIGHPDKLVDITVAIDKMDKIGAENVNAELREKGVSEEAIEKLQPILRLEGSNEEKLTRLQEILKDSETGLKGVAELSTVFRYLNQLDIQTEIKLDLTLARGLSYYTGAIFEVKAKDVEIGSITGGGRYDDLTGIFGMKNMSGVGISFGADRIFDVMNQLDIFPKDSTATTRVLFVNFGEKEEAFCLPVLKTLRNARINSEIYPEAAKMKKQMTYADKKSIPYVALVGENEINNNVVTLKNMLTGEQESVAISSLVDKLKSEN
- the hutH gene encoding histidine ammonia-lyase, which gives rise to MTHYITPEKLTFEQIEKILTKKYKLALSDESKKLINDCKAYLDHKIATSDKPLYGITTGFGSLCKISISQEDLSQLQANLVMSHACSLGEPVHKDIIRLMLLLKAHALSLGKSGVQQVTVERIIDMFNHDVLPVVKELGSLGASGDLAPLANLFLPLIGEGEVFYKNKIYPAKEINAKFGWEPIQLGAKEGLALLNGTQFMSSHAVYALLNAFKVVKYADIIGALSLEAYDGRIDPFLPQIHEARPHPGQIETARNIRTLLEGSEFQKMEKTHVQDPYSFRCMPQVHGAVKDTVAYVASVVEREINSVTDNPTIFMEDDLIISGGNFHGEPLALVLDFLSIAIAELGSISERRVYRLIAGDRKTPEFLVANSGLNSGFMIPQYAAAAIVSKNKQLCSPCSVDSIPSSNEQEDHVSMGGNAATKTVKVIENVERVLAIELMNAAQAIDMQRPTKTSAYLENFLAEFRTIVPFNSQDRVMYQDIEAAVEFLKQGEFANFE
- a CDS encoding biotin/lipoyl-containing protein; the protein is MKELLRFVSVISIAISLFSCASENIFSEENLEQSNIENVQIVRDFEVEITAPIPGVWKRMVEIGYTVKTGDAIGIIENDKGIFMIEVPDKDGKEISGIVTEIVTEDENSVVLDQGLIVITVEGELSAKSILVIPGILKSQEKK
- a CDS encoding alpha-2-macroglobulin family protein, translating into MMKRLLIITVLVFGVLVAFGQKNVSDKENETAPKTALIEAQKDYQKAVKEKNSPLLIQSLIRQIKYQSLIDIDSIPPMLQNLEEYIETDQNIVEKSILHSLLAELYQMYFNTQQYKINRRTPITGYVPRNMAEWTGNIYREKIFQHALDAVKARPQLSEVNCLTYKEILVLGKNSPALRPTMYDFLVYRSIDILNTISRYNKQEPITNKQLLFAPVKEFVQMPIEVKKMDAYSNTLKLYQSLLQSEIAAERTDAILISDLDRLEYANNVIGLSQNDSLYIQSLEQLSQQYSKNPYKVEILYKLAQYYYQGNYISSNRDPQKALDICNNGIRQFPKYFRIDVLKQLAKEITQTTVSYSINPNVYPGHKQEVNLSFKNLSEISISLYKITESTLEYLNLNKRVPKLEKISTHTYRLPKRLDSQDTILRLPVPNTGRYQLTMSYANNSKADSSYFSSSRLSTIARKTGETSYNVLVCDLISGKPIEGAKVKIYKRNGQKYSLAGEFSSDRNGIATLNESNPDNYYQVTLGEDNHGTINRLPYQYIGRTDALSSSVNLFTDRAIYRPGQIVYFCGISWEATQNASKALIGKNYTVTLQDMNQQVIAKQEVQTNKFGSFAGKFTLPKEVLNGMFIISTDGGRQMITVAEYKRPKFEITFNSLKDAYKLGDQLTVSGIAKTYSGVNIENSKVTYTVQARTFDWGLQENMIAAGKTQTNAKGEFEISFQTKESPNTPAIYRGFENYTVSVTVTTSNGETQEAQYPIIITNQRYQLTSLITPEINKDLPSKILVTTQNQLGYPLSENITYELLSLKPLQKLGEQYDEGNLPIDKKVREGTFTTGEDKKLEMNLSSLPSGAYLLKFAGTGNDKDITYQKVVYLYSTQDERPPYPTYYWCVQEKTTCAPGENAQILVGSSAKNVYVLYEIYSNQKFMERKRFILNNSNTTLSIPYKETYGPTADVFISYIKDNKFFLENITLTRKETSKQLDITTKTFRDHLTPGQQEEWSFVVKTEQGKAVIAEMMAGMYDVSLDKIHSHRWNFNPVYSTYSMSPRWRYTTYPLNGYLSERIKWANVPRFEYDVLNLYGLNQFGFSNGAQIMVRGYDGVPGALTEETTTDDVAVVAFGKVAGVSSLSNSDTKFYIRGLSSFKESRDEAPAADELASPEIRQNFQETAFFFPQLLTDSTGNVLIKFTVPESTTTWKFMALAHTPTMQFGQIEKLVVTSKKFMINTNLPRFVRTGDKVVLQATINNLTSEIQQGEAYLELFVPSTNAVISKQQVTFNVKAQENQTVSFEFTAPENMDLLGCRIIASSSEFSDGEQHVLPVVSNATLVTQTLPIFTSQQGQQTFKLNAPKGITPYRLTLELTANPIWYAVLALPTINTPQTDNVTEITASYYVSTLATAIANANPQITNTIRQWMQKSDATLTSPLEKTPELKSILLQLSPWVTEAQNETQQMHSLGELLDVNRQNYISQQAIDKLAELQNEDGGWSWFKGFNSSTFMTENVLEAMARLVSLNVTSHPEKVKKMQIKALQFLDKQIQESYKHVKTAGYSQILYLYTRSAYRDIPLTNALEAHKYYLGQLEASWTKLSLYEKALTAIAMERYGKTDIAKQIIRSLKEYSTTTPEMGMYWANNRSTLFTNSTIQTHVAIMSAFREIEGNSTDMELMKQWLLRQKQTQSWGSTPSTVDAIYALLLTGNNQLTSSEDLSVKLGNKNLNVSPEEKTLGYIKQTFMGKEITPKMMNVTLSKKQQQSSWGALYLQYFEKLDKITSHSGGISVKKNLFIQKEGDNGNTLTPLAGQDLQVGDRICIRITVTNDQDMQFVHLKDLRAGCFEPTEQLSSNRWQDNIGYYQETTDVATNFFFDFLPKGTHVFEYTVWIAQSGTYQDGITTLQCIYAPQYSANSDAGSLTVQ
- a CDS encoding response regulator transcription factor; this translates as MGHKILLVEDDPCFGSVLKSYLELSDYDVIHCTNGVDGFEAFRKEKFDLCLLDVMMPEMDGFTLGKKIRELDVTVPFVYITAKSMKDDMKLGYEIGADDYIVKPFDSELLIFKIKAILSRCEHEETEVKPKLIELGAYLFNTELRTITKGDDVIKLTPKESRLLELLYYHRDGLLQRDKALNEIWGASDYFTARSMDVYVTKLRKYFKDDPAIKIENVHGSGFRLILEEK